A region from the Malus domestica chromosome 07, GDT2T_hap1 genome encodes:
- the LOC139197693 gene encoding receptor-like protein 43, with amino-acid sequence MLLKVSFTSFLGNIPSSFGNLDSLEELDVAQCNFSGGLVPSSLGNLRKLTYLDISANRFGGPIPDSLANLTQLATFRISTIPASFSNLTNLQILYLHSNTLTGAVEFQMFQNLQSLYQLELSSSGLELVTESRILNSTVKQFTVLGLNNCNIAADNNFTGEISPLLCNMKNLQSLDLSKNNLGGMLPQCLGNFRDHLILLLLGNNSFHGIIPQTYNKGSSLRMIDVSHNKLQGQLPRSLANCVMLEHLVLSNNRFNDVFPIWLGTLLELKLLAMRHNGFYGMIGRSRKNVDFPKLRILDLAYNDFTGAVPSMFPDITVNKSTYMNTGIAYDVDGFPILSSVAYQLMMGTKGLEQYYPKIQEEFASFDISSNKFEGKIPEFIGDIKDLRSLNLSHNILTGSIPSSLGNLMKLESLDLSQNKVSGRAIPQRTQLTSLNVTSYDGNPWLCGDPLPKKCGNPKAPELPPSTVDEGDSSSEGIFEFDWKIVSAGCGSGLVVGVVLADVVITRRPDLFLKIVGMIRQMIRKI; translated from the exons ATGCTTCTGAAAGTTTCCTTTACCAGTTTTTTGGGGAACATACCCTCATCGTTTGGAAACCTTGATTCACTGGAAGAGTTGGATGTGGCTCAATGCAATTTTTCGGGAGGGTTGGTTCCATCTTCACTTGGGAATCTTAGGAAGCTCACTTATCTAGACATTTCAGCCAACAGATTTGGAGGTCCAATTCCTGATTCCTTGGCAAACCTTACCCAACTGGCTACTTTTAGGATTAGTACAA TTCCTGCGTCATTTTCAAATCTCACAAACCTTCAGATCCTGTATCTACATTCGAATACTCTGACTGGTGCAGTAGAGTTTCAAATGTTTCAAAATCTACAATCTCTTTACCAACTCGAATTAAGCAGTAGCGGTTTAGAACTTGTCACTGAATCCAGAATTTTGAATTCAACAGTTAAACAGTTCACCGTTCTTGGATTGAATAATTGCAACATAG CTGCAGACAACAACTTTACTGGAGAAATCTCACCGTTGCTTTGCAATATGAAAAATCTTCAGTCCCTTGACTTGTCGAAAAATAACTTGGGTGGCATGCTTCCACAGTGTCTCGGAAACTTTCGTGATCATCTGATCCTTCTACTTCTCGGAAACAACTCTTTTCACGGAATTATTCCTCAGACATACAACAAAGGAAGCAGTTTGAGAATGATTGATGTGAGTCATAACAAGTTGCAGGGGCAGTTGCCGAGGTCATTGGCCAATTGTGTGATGCTTGAGCAtcttgttttgtcaaacaatcgTTTCAATGATGTTTTTCCCATTTGGTTGGGGACTCTTCTAGAGTTAAAACTTTTGGCAATGCGCCATAATGGATTCTACGGTATGATTGGAAGATCTAGAAAGAATGTCGATTTCCCCAAGTTACGTATTCTTGATTTGGCTTACAATGATTTTACTGGTGCGGTTCCATCCATGTTTCCAGATATTACTGTAAACAAGTCAACATATATGAACACAGGCATAGCTTATGACGTCGATGGATTCCCGATTCTTAGCAGTGTTGCTTACCAACTCATGATGGGAACAAAAGGTTTGGAGCAatactacccaaaaatccaagaAGAATTTGCATCCTTCGATATCTCAAGCAACaaatttgaagggaaaattCCAGAATTCATTGGGGATATTAAGGATCTTCGTTCGTTGAATCTATCCCACAACATTCTCACTGGTTCTATCCCATCATCCCTTGGAAACTTGATGAAGCTTGAATCGTTGGACCTTTCACAAAACAAGGTCTCAGGAC GAGCTATACCACAAAGAACCCAGCTTACTTCCTTGAATGTCACTTCATACGACGGAAACCCATGGTTGTGTGGAGATCCATTGCCAAAGAAATGTGGAAATCCTAAGGCCCCTGAACTTCCACCTTCAACCGTCGACGAAGGTGATTCTAGCTCAGAAGGCatatttgaatttgattggaaaatTGTTTCGGCCGGATGTGGAAGTGGGTTGGTAGTGGGAGTAGTTCTTGCGGATGTTGTGATCACAAGGAGGCCCGACTTGTTTCTTAAGATTGTTGGAATGATCAGGCAAATGATAAGGAAAATTTAG
- the LOC103449966 gene encoding receptor-like protein 6, which produces MGLLDISIIRMVSKLVLVLLLFHHVVIANSSYSSQKQYPSCPDEEKSALLQFRDSFTIDKSASRSPDAYPKVSSWKPAEGGNSTCCSWEGVKCDEKTGHVIGLDLGSSCLHGSINSNSSLFRLVHLQRLNLSDNNFNYSQIPTSIRNFPSLTHLDLSTSVFSGKVPSELSLLSKLTYLNLALNLDRLSEDKDHQSSEEENYPLLKLEASDLGSLVQNLTSLEVLSLSFVTVSSAIPHSMANLSSLTTLYLRDCHLFGEFPVRIFQLPNLESLSVRYNQDLTGYFPVFNQSSPLILLKVGLTGFFGTIPSSIQNLHSLQNFDVAQCNFSEGLVPSFLGNLRQLTYLDISANKFGGLIPDSLANLTQLATFRISTSRLTGPIPSWLGNFSKLEYLDFAFNRLNGSVPASFSNLTNLQILYLHSNTLSGTVEFQMFQNLQSLYELELSWSGLEFVTESRILNSTVKQFTVLGLNNCNIGEFPAFLQYQMGLTRLQLAGNKIRGQVPKWMWNTSLETLLFLDISNNIISDQPPLVLPWVKLLGLRFSSNMFHGSLPIPPPTMREYAAADNNFTGEISPLLCNMKNLQSLDLSKNNLVGMLPQCLGNFSDHLILLLLGNNSFHGIIPQTYNKGSSLRMIDVSHNKLQGQLPRSLANCVMLEYLVLSNNHFNDVFPIWLGTLLELKLLAMRHNGFYGVIRKSRKNVDFPKLRILDLSYNDFTGAVPSMFPDITVNKSAYMYTRIDYDVNGFPVWNSVDYQLTIATKGLEQYYPKIREEFASFDISSNKFEGKIPQFIGNLKELRSLNLSHNILTGSIPSSFGNLMNLESLDLSQNKLSGQIPQQLSRLTFLANFNVSHNNLTGPIPQGTQLTSLNVTSYEGNQGLCGDPLPKKCGNPMAPELPPSTVDEGDSSSEGIFEFDWKIVSAGCGSGLVVGVVLADVVITRRPDLFLKIVGMIRQMIRKI; this is translated from the coding sequence ATGGGGTTACTTGATATCTCCATTATTCGCATGGTTTCAAAACTAGTACTAGTTTTGTTGCTGTTTCATCATGTGGTTATTGCTAACTCTTCCTACTCTTCGCAGAAGCAGTATCCATCTTGCCCTGATGAGGAGAAGTCCGCCCTGCTGCAATTCAGAGACAGCTTTACTATTGACAAATCTGCTTCTAGATCTCCCGATGCTTATCCAAAGGTTTCATCATGGAAACCAGCTGAAGGAGGAAATAGCACCTGCTGCTCATGGGAAGGTGTCAAGTGTGATGAGAAGACGGGTCATGTGATTGGCCTAGATCTTGGTAGCAGCTGTCTCCACGGCTCTATCAACAGCAACAGCAGCCTCTTCCGCCTTGTTCATCTTCAAAGGTTAAACCTCTCTGACAATAACTTCAATTACTCTCAAATTCCTACTAGCATTAGGAATTTTCCAAGCCTTACTCATCTTGACCTCTCTACCTCTGTCTTTTCTGGTAAAGTCCCTTCTGAACTTTCACTGTTATCCAAGTTGACATACCTAAATCTAGCTCTCAATCTCGATAGATTGTCAGAAGATAAGGATCATCAGTCGTCAGAAGAGGAGAATTATCCCTTGTTGAAACTTGAAGCATCAGATCTTGGAAGCCTAGTTCAAAACTTAACCAGTCTCGAAGTACTTTCTCTCAGTTTTGTAACTGTATCTTCGGCAATTCCTCATTCCATGGCTAATTTATCATCTTTGACAACCCTCTACCTCAGGGACTGTCACCTGTTTGGTGAATTTCCAGTGAGAATTTTCCAACTGCCAAACCTAGAATCTCTTAGTGTGAGATACAACCAAGATCTGACTGGATATTTTCCTGTATTTAATCAAAGCAGTCCTCTCATCTTACTGAAAGTCGGCTTGACTGGCTTTTTTGGAACAATACCCTCTTCAATTCAAAACCTTCATTCACTGCAAAACTTCGATGTGGCTCAATGCAATTTTTCGGAAGGGTTGGTTCCATCTTTTCTTGGGAATCTTAGGCAGCTCACTTATCTAGACATTTCAGCCAATAAATTTGGAGGTCTAATTCCGGATTCCTTGGCAAACCTTACCCAACTGGCTACTTTTAGGATTAGTACAAGTCGATTAACCGGTCCAATCCCATCTTGGCTAGGCAACTTTAGCAAACTAGAGTACCTAGATTTTGCTTTTAATAGATTAAATGGTTCAGTTCCTGCGTCATTTTCAAATCTCACAAACCTTCAGATCCTGTATCTACATTCGAATACTCTGAGTGGTACAGTAGAGTTTCAAATGTTTCAAAATCTACAATCTCTTTACGAACTCGAATTAAGCTGGAGCGGTTTAGAATTTGTCACTGAATCCAGAATTTTGAATTCAACAGTTAAACAGTTCACCGTTCTTGGATTGAATAATTGCAACATAGGAGAGTTTCCAGCCTTCTTACAATATCAGATGGGGTTGACGCGTTTGCAACTTGCTGGAAACAAAATCCGAGGCCAAGTACCAAAATGGATGTGGAATACAAGCTTAGAAACTTTGCTATTTTTAGACATTTCAAATAACATCATTTCAGACCAACCTCCACTTGTCCTTCCTTGGGTGAAATTGTTAGGTTTAAGGTTTTCGTCCAACATGTTTCATGGATCACTACCGATACCTCCACCAACCATGCGAGAATATGCAGCTGCAGACAACAACTTTACTGGAGAAATCTCACCGTTGCTTTGCAATATGAAAAATCTTCAATCCCTTGACTTGTCGAAAAATAACTTGGTTGGCATGCTTCCTCAGTGTCTGGGAAACTTTAGTGATCATCTGATTCTTCTACTTCTTGGAAACAACTCTTTTCACGGAATTATTCCTCAGACATACAACAAAGGAAGCAGTTTGAGAATGATTGATGTGAGTCATAACAAGTTGCAGGGGCAGTTGCCGAGGTCATTGGCCAATTGTGTGATGCTTGAGTAtcttgttttgtcaaacaatcaTTTCAATGATGTTTTTCCCATTTGGTTGGGGACTCTTCTAGAGTTAAAACTTTTGGCAATGCGCCATAATGGATTCTACGGTGTGATTCGAAAATCTAGAAAGAATGTCGATTTCCCCAAGTTACGCATTCTTGATTTGTCTTACAATGATTTTACTGGTGCGGTTCCATCTATGTTTCCAGATATTACTGTAAACAAGTCAGCATATATGTATACACGCATAGATTATGATGTCAATGGATTCCCGGTTTGGAACAGTGTTGATTACCAACTCACAATAGCAACAAAAGGTTTGGAGCAATACTACCCAAAGATCCGAGAAGAATTTGCATCGTTTGATATCTCAAGCAACaaatttgaagggaaaattCCACAATTCATTGGGAATCTTAAAGAGCTTCGTTCGCTGAATCTATCCCACAACATTCTCACTGGTTCTATCCCATCATCCTTTGGAAACTTGATGAACCTTGAATCGTTAGACCTTTCACAAAACAAGCTCTCAGGACAGATCCCCCAACAACTGAGTCGACTTACTTTTCTTGCCAATTTCAATGTGTCTCACAACAATCTCACAGGTCCTATACCACAAGGAACCCAGCTTACTTCCTTGAATGTCACTTCATACGAGGGAAACCAAGGGTTGTGTGGAGATCCATTGCCAAAGAAATGTGGAAATCCTATGGCCCCTGAACTTCCACCTTCAACCGTCGACGAAGGTGATTCTAGCTCAGAAGGCatatttgaatttgattggaaaatTGTTTCGGCCGGATGTGGAAGTGGGTTGGTAGTGGGAGTAGTTCTTGCAGATGTTGTGATCACAAGGAGGCCCGACTTGTTTCTTAAGATTGTTGGAATGATCAGGCAAATGATAAGGAAAATTTAG